The genomic stretch CCCAATACAGCTCGTGTAATTACTGGGTATTACACCATCATTACACAACTTGGCGCGGGAGCTCGGGCCACCCCGCCTTCGTGACTGCTCAACTCAGTTGAGGTCACAAAAAGCTCAGGGCCAGTCAACACTTTGAGCTCAGCCCACTAGACTGCccacaacacaacaccaaAACACCCAGTCGGTCCCAACACAAGATTGGCCGGCATGCCCCGAGGATGACAAGCCTTTGGTCAATGGCAGCCCGGCTGCAGGGCTGCCACTGTCGGGCGTGCCATCgaaccacacacaccataGCCCGACGGTCGCCGCCGACAAGGGTGACGCCATTGACGACCAGTGCCCAAGCCCACGGACGACGAAAGGTTCTGGCCAGCGATGTCTTTACCGCCTGCTACACGGCTATCATGGCCACGGCCGCCGTGTTTGATGCTGGGCAGAAGGATCGTCGGAGACGAGAGCTCGACGAGAAGATTGAAGAGACAAAGCAGAGGTTAGCTGCGCTTGCCGAGGCAAACGGGCACAGCTTGGAGATTGATCAAGCGACTGGGGCTCCGGAGCCATCTGAAGACCTCATTGAGGAAGCCACTCAACAactctcgtcatcctcgaccGCTGAGAGCACAGTCGAGCCAACgccccaaccaccacggcAAGCTGGGCGGAGACGACGACCAATacctcggccccggcccgagcaggagaagctagctccaccaccaccaacgacgTTACGATACGTCTTGAATCATATATGCAAGACTAGGATGGTCACTCCGTATGAGAAATCACACAAGCTGTCAAGACCAGCTACAGGCTCTGCAACGTTGAGTGTCTTGAGTAACGCCttggctgaggaggaagccATGATGAAGCCGTTGACCCCGGAGCCGGTGACCGAAATAGCCAGGATGAAAACAGTCGCCATGGTCAATAGTCTGGTCGACCGGCTCATCAAAGTGGCTTATTGGAGGACCGAGAAAGAGGCACCAGGAACGCATCCAGCGCTAAACAGCCCCGACTCTGCGCAGACTATGGTCAAGATGCTCCGGTCAGATGGGAACCCGCGCTACAAGGACGCTTTCTTGGACGCAGAAGATGCCGCTAGACAGAGGGCTCGCTTAAACGAAGCCAATATGAAGGTTATCTCCGAGTTTAACCcatggaggagggaaagaTTTGTGGCCAAGATTTGCTTCAATATTCTCACCTGCGAGGTGTCTCCTTCGATCCAAAACTACAACACTCTTATATGGGGGTTCACGAATCTTGGGGAGCACGACCTCGCCCAAGCCGTGGTGGATTCATTCCTCAATGTCAGTCGCTTCCGGCCAACGCAGGCGACACTGCTGTGTCTACTCTATCACTACCGGGCAAGCCGCGATATTCTGGGCTTCCATACCATTCTTCGGAGGTTTTTCGGTCACGATTCCCGGGGCATGAGATTACGTAGGAGGGTGGCTATCACCCACTTCAAACGAGATCGCCATCAAGGAATCAACCGCCTTTGGTGGGCTGTCGAGGGAGACGTAGCTAGGATACGGGGCTACTACGTCCAGCGCGTCCCGCTAAGCCAGCCGATCATGGAGGCTATCATTGAAGGCCTGCTGGATTTTGAACGCACCTTAGATGCTGTTCAGCTGACCCAGGCTTGTCTGAACGAGAGTTGGGCCCCCAATGCCGATCTTTTCAGGCGATTATGCGAAATCATCGTAACACATGGCGATTGGGTAAGCGCGAAGGCGCTCATCCAAGGTCGCCTCGCAAAACTCAACCAAACCACATTTTTGCTGTTGGGCTCAGGAGACGGGAAACGTCCAGGCTTGCTGAACTTTTCGGCTGCTAGACAGTTTAGGAGAGTCTTGGCCATGACGAAGACGTTGTGGATTCATGATCAAAACACGGCCTGGCTCCAAGCTGGCGCAGAAAGGTTACGACACCTGGAGACAGCGCTCTGGCTCCTGGGGGTTCAGTCTAACCTTCATTTTGAGAGGTATACGACGCGGAGATTGGAGAGCATTCTTCGCTCGGCACGGCCCCTTACAGCTGATCGTATCGACCTTGTGAGCTCTGTCGTCGATAACATTGCCAAGAGGCACAGGTCGGAGGCTGAATTTCTCAAACACCTAGAGATTCGGGAAACTGTCAATGCCATGCACCGCGAATGCGAACTCACCAGGCAATGGCGGGAGCAAATCGAGCATGGCATTTGCGAGTGGCTGGCCAGGAAATTCAGGTTTGGAGCTCTGAGGAGGGCAGAAAGCTACCTCAACCCAGCGATACCATTCACCAAACGATTCCGCCAGGCCATTCGGTTTGGGACGCCAGGGACGCCAGAGTATGAAGTTGCGGGGATTTTTAGGGAAGCGCAGGAGCTAGAGCAGGAGATGAAGATAACCCTTGCCAGGGCGCTGCCGCGGAGGTATATTGAGGAGCTGAAGCCGAGGTTGACCGAGTCCGGGGATATGCACTGGAAGAATCTGGCGTATACTTTCTCGAGGTATCTGTACGATTTCCAGGATGGGATGGccgcggaggaggagagggcgaggaaggcgtTTGAGTTGGGCTTTGGGACGCAGCTGAGTAGGCAGGTCTCGCTGTTGTTGGGGTATACGGCATGAACATGGAATGGGGGTGCATCTAGATGGATGGCTGTGTATATATACATTTGCATGGTTGTGGATTAGGATACTGTACCAAAGGAATGAGAAggctggggaagggggttcTAGGCCAGACAGTAGTGTTAAGCTAGTACAACTGGGACTGACTTGTATCCTGGAAGAATGGGATGCTTGTCTACTGAATGGCGAAGAGAGGACTGCAAGTATACAATCATCACCCGGCGGGATCCCATTCTATGTCATATTAAAGAGCATGACCTAGACGAGGTTTCCGCGAGTGATGACTGTATTCTTGGTGCTTTTTACCGACGTCGCTTGACAGCATTCCTTTCTTTGGGGAAACGAGTCTGACTTGTACTcgctcaacaacaccactcGGCCACAGAGTTCTTTGACCCGGGCCAATTGATCATCTCTGTGTTGTTACTTTGATGTTGGCATTTTGCGTGGTGGGCGCAGCAGGGCATTGGCCACTTTCGACTCAACAGAACAGAAACAGTTTACATGTGCCGATGTCTAGACAGTGATGCTCACAATTTTTGCCGTCGGGGATATCAGCATGCTCCAACAAGTGGCGATATTTGCAATAGCCCCCATGCTGACATGttctcatcatcccaagTTTGCACTCTTTCTCTCTACCTACATCATCGACAGCCCATCTCCCGGCCTGACCGGACCGTACCAGACCCAACCTCGCGACCTACCCGGGGACGGGACTCACCCGCTTACGCCACGCAAATGCCGACGACAGATCAACAAGTCAGCAGAAGCAAACTTGAAAATCACACAGATCACGAGTTCAGATGACGGTGATCACCCAACAGCAAGCCACAGGAGAGCAAAATAAGAAGGGGAGCAGGCAGTGTGGAAATCATTCCTGCCTTTCTTTCCTAGGTAACCAATGTTCTGGAATCTCTGGGACTTGGTATGGACCGTGATAGGGGCTTGGTCAATGGATAAAATGTCCGTCACCGCTACCGCGCTGCCCGCTCCCGCTATCATGCTTGATCCGATCTCCAAAACAACCGTCACACGTGCGcagaagggaggggggaggaaggacAGAAATAGTCTCTGGGTGAGGCTGGTTGAGGATCATTGTCCGTGTGTTGACGCTGGTTTATGCGAAAGCACGCAACATGTTGACGATGATTGACGCGCCTGGAAAATCGcatgaagaaggagaagagttTCTTGAAGCGCTGGCCAATGGGAGCGAGTCTTGGTTCAAACGTCGCGATGGAAATTGGGGGGTGTTGTAGCTGTGGTGGAGAACCGGGGAGGATGAAACTGGTGGTCTCCTTAATGGATTTGAGTTGGGGactggggagaagggagTCTCGAAACTGGACCCCTGATGAGGGGATAAGGTCTGGGCAGGGCTGGGCAGGGCAGAGgatgttgatggcggtggtgatgatggtaaGGAAGGATGCCAACGAAATGATATTGTTGCACAAACTTGGGATCcggagagggtggatgaCGGAAATAAGCTTGTTAAAGGTGAGGTGAGTGGTCGGGAGGATTGCTGGGTGAGAAGGCACTGGCCGAGGCATATTGAGACTTCTTTGCGGTTGGACCCCCTCTACTGTTTGACGAGAGAAGGTTGCACTTCGATTGTTGTAAcgcttcttttctttctaaATAAAATCCAGAAAAATAGGCGAGTTCAAGAAGTGAGCGAAACAAGTCTCGCATTTCACCAACAACCGCTGTCAGTTAAGCTGCACCCATCGGGCTATTATCGTCTGTTATAGTACCTCTCCGTAGCACTGTACCAGACTTCTCGCTGGCGATCACTTGTCTCAGACACCTTTGCCCACCTTCCTGGTTTTGACCTCTGATCATTAAAGAATGATTTTCAACCTTGTGTGCCTCAGTGATCTTTTTGCCCCGcccccatcttcaccaatCGGTCGGGTTGAAGATCAACCGTGCAAACTTTTATCTCTCGGATGACGGACGGATGGATGGGAAAGCAAAAAAGGATGATGCTTGACAACTTGAAGCCGTCACGGCTGTCCACCCTTTCGGATCTTGAACGGACAAACCGACGGGCGATGAACGCCTGAGGGTTCATACCTGATGTCACTGCTTCAGAAGTATGGAGACAGCAGAATCGAAAAagcccccccttttccataACGGTGCCCTAGTCAGGCAAAATGATTGGCTCCCAGCCTGTCTCAGGTTTGCGGTTCCTGCATCTGCCCCCTGATCTTGGCTACGGCACCCCTGTCGGTGTCACGACAGAGCCTCCTGGATTTCCGGCAAACCGCCCAGTGTGCCAGTCAACCACCATTCTCGCGGCAGTCGAATCGAAGAGAGCAATCACCTAACGGTGGGGTTTGAGAAGAGGAACCAGGCGGTTGATGATGCTTGGGAAACAGACATGggttcatcctcctcccctccccccccaagccCCACCCATGGGAATCTCGGAAAACATCTCTTGGGCGATGGAACCTTGGTGTGGATTGCCTGATGGTGGCCCCCTCATAAgaacctcaccacccaggTGTTGTTTTCTTTGTGTTCCCTATTTTCTCCTCTTGTTTTCTTCACGttcttccaaaaaaaaaaataaaccTTCATTCTCTTGGTCAAGCACCATTCCTTTTGCTTGTCTGGACATTcaattctttttcttctcttgtaTCTACACTCTCTAAGCAACTGTGTTTGCTCATTTTTACTGCGAAGTCGATCTCTCGCTGCTTTCCAAAAGACTCAAACAAACGAATATTTTGCCAGGCGCACTTTGAACATTTTCATCACCACATCAACTTCGAACTTACCCAGAGATATACACCAGATCAACCTTCAAGATGAAGTCTGCTCCTCTTGCCGTCGGCCTTTTCGCCGCCCTTACCACCGCCTACTCTCACCCCAGATACAACATGCACTGGAGGCgacaaaacaccacaaaccTCATCTCCAGCAGCTCGGCTGCCGAGACGGCTGCCGCTACCTCTCTCGGAACCGGCGTTGCTGATCTCTCCTCCGCTATTCCTCTCTCCACTGGTGTTGAGTCTGCCGTCGACACTGCCATCACCAGCGCTCCTTTCGTCAATggcaccgccaccaccactgccgccCAGGCCGGTATCACCACCTTGACCGTTTCCACCACTGAGGTgctcaccatcacctcttGCGCTGCCGAGGTCATCGACTGCCCTACCAAGACTGAGgatctccttgagctcccCACCGAGGCCCTGGAGACCGTTATCGTCACCAACACCGTCGTCCTCACCGAGATCGTCTGTCCCGTCACCGAGGTCCCTGCCATCGAGTCCAGCGTTCTTGAAGAGGCTTCTTCCGGTCTCATCACTGGTTCCACTCTCACCCCCTCTGACGCCCCTGTGATCACCGGAACTGGCAttgccatcaccaacaccggtACCGCCCCCGCCGAAACTGCTGCTCCCGCTGAAACTGCTGTCGAGACAGCCCCTGCCAGCACTCACGTTGTTGAGACTGTCGTTTCCACCGAGACCGAGAGCATTGTTCACACCGTCACCAGCGAGCGcgtcgtcaccgtcaccctcggtggcggcggtgttgcTGAGACCCCCCGTgtcgtcaccaccaaggTCAAGACCAAGGTTAAGTCCACCGAGACCAAGGTCAACGTTGTGACCGTCACCGTCAGCCACCCCGCCGGCGAGACCGCCGCGGCCACCACTCCGGCTGCCGGTGAGACCCCCGTCGAGGAGACCTCCGCTGCCGTCCCCGGCTCCGCTGAGACCACCCCTGCTGCCGAtgtcgacaccaccaccactgccactCTCACCTCCACCGGCACCCGAACCGTCACTGTCAAGAAGCCCAACCAGCAGACCACCGTCACCGCCGTCGTCACCCCCGGCGCTGGTGCCGGCAATGGtaacggcaacggcaacggcaacgccCCCGAGGAAGCCTGCCCCGTCTGCGAAGTCTGTGAGGGCGCCGTCACCGTCACTGagaccgccgccaccgccaccgtgACCGTCACCGAGGCCGGTGTTGCTGCCGGTGCCGTCACTGTCACCGTCACCGAGGCGGCCGCTGTCTCCACCGTCTTTGTCACCGTCGGCGGTGGCAAGAACAAGGCcgtcaagaccaagaagaacaagaacaagaacaagaccaCTACTACCGCCACCACCGAGttcgccgccaccaccaccgctgacGAACTCGCTGCTGTGACCACCCCCGTTGAGGA from Podospora pseudopauciseta strain CBS 411.78 chromosome 3, whole genome shotgun sequence encodes the following:
- a CDS encoding hypothetical protein (COG:S; EggNog:ENOG503P23U), encoding MTSLWSMAARLQGCHCRACHRTTHTIARRSPPTRVTPLTTSAQAHGRRKVLASDVFTACYTAIMATAAVFDAGQKDRRRRELDEKIEETKQRLAALAEANGHSLEIDQATGAPEPSEDLIEEATQQLSSSSTAESTVEPTPQPPRQAGRRRRPIPRPRPEQEKLAPPPPTTLRYVLNHICKTRMVTPYEKSHKLSRPATGSATLSVLSNALAEEEAMMKPLTPEPVTEIARMKTVAMVNSLVDRLIKVAYWRTEKEAPGTHPALNSPDSAQTMVKMLRSDGNPRYKDAFLDAEDAARQRARLNEANMKVISEFNPWRRERFVAKICFNILTCEVSPSIQNYNTLIWGFTNLGEHDLAQAVVDSFLNVSRFRPTQATLLCLLYHYRASRDILGFHTILRRFFGHDSRGMRLRRRVAITHFKRDRHQGINRLWWAVEGDVARIRGYYVQRVPLSQPIMEAIIEGLLDFERTLDAVQLTQACLNESWAPNADLFRRLCEIIVTHGDWVSAKALIQGRLAKLNQTTFLLLGSGDGKRPGLLNFSAARQFRRVLAMTKTLWIHDQNTAWLQAGAERLRHLETALWLLGVQSNLHFERYTTRRLESILRSARPLTADRIDLVSSVVDNIAKRHRSEAEFLKHLEIRETVNAMHRECELTRQWREQIEHGICEWLARKFRFGALRRAESYLNPAIPFTKRFRQAIRFGTPGTPEYEVAGIFREAQELEQEMKITLARALPRRYIEELKPRLTESGDMHWKNLAYTFSRYLYDFQDGMAAEEERARKAFELGFGTQLSRQVSLLLGYTA
- a CDS encoding hypothetical protein (EggNog:ENOG503P7VR) codes for the protein MKSAPLAVGLFAALTTAYSHPRYNMHWRRQNTTNLISSSSAAETAAATSLGTGVADLSSAIPLSTGVESAVDTAITSAPFVNGTATTTAAQAGITTLTVSTTEVLTITSCAAEVIDCPTKTEDLLELPTEALETVIVTNTVVLTEIVCPVTEVPAIESSVLEEASSGLITGSTLTPSDAPVITGTGIAITNTGTAPAETAAPAETAVETAPASTHVVETVVSTETESIVHTVTSERVVTVTLGGGGVAETPRVVTTKVKTKVKSTETKVNVVTVTVSHPAGETAAATTPAAGETPVEETSAAVPGSAETTPAADVDTTTTATLTSTGTRTVTVKKPNQQTTVTAVVTPGAGAGNGNGNGNGNAPEEACPVCEVCEGAVTVTETAATATVTVTEAGVAAGAVTVTVTEAAAVSTVFVTVGGGKNKAVKTKKNKNKNKTTTTATTEFAATTTADELAAVTTPVEEVVEEGDEEACPPDEIVTVTAEASATPFPTAANGTVVSGVASATGAAVPVKLF